In a single window of the Pseudodesulfovibrio profundus genome:
- a CDS encoding XdhC family aldehyde oxidoreductase maturation factor, translating to MREFVRAICGLIENNEPFGLVTVVESSGSTPRSSGAKMAVRRDGSIVGTVGGGLAEAMACREAVSLLDVGDGAAKLLFVDMTQELAADSDMICGGGLSLLLETVSPGGSCAGVFLELNTLLRKGLHSVLSTHFQQVGEQLGAVKHRLIEGQGDGVPRFEKQGMEMVLHEPFSPPPSLYIFGAGHVSQFTARVGSMVGFRTVVLDDRADFANRERFPEADEVVVLSSFENCCSGLVIGPDAFIVIVTRGHLHDRNVLAEALRTDAGYVGMIGSSKKRDKIYASLLAEGVTQADIDRCHCPIGLGIGAQTPEEIAVSIGAELIKSRSEMGG from the coding sequence GGAGTTTGTGCGTGCCATCTGCGGTCTTATAGAAAACAACGAGCCATTTGGACTTGTCACAGTTGTCGAGAGTTCCGGTTCAACGCCTCGCAGCTCAGGGGCCAAGATGGCTGTTCGGCGTGACGGCTCCATTGTCGGGACCGTGGGGGGAGGACTGGCCGAGGCGATGGCCTGTCGCGAGGCCGTTTCTTTGCTTGATGTCGGTGACGGTGCCGCCAAGCTTCTTTTCGTAGACATGACTCAGGAACTGGCCGCTGATTCTGACATGATTTGCGGCGGTGGTTTGTCTCTTCTGCTGGAAACCGTAAGCCCCGGTGGTTCATGTGCAGGTGTTTTTCTCGAATTGAATACGCTGTTGCGCAAGGGGTTACATTCGGTCCTGAGCACTCATTTTCAGCAGGTGGGCGAGCAACTGGGGGCTGTGAAGCATCGTCTGATTGAAGGGCAGGGTGATGGCGTTCCCCGGTTTGAGAAGCAGGGCATGGAGATGGTATTGCACGAGCCGTTTTCTCCTCCGCCTTCTTTGTACATTTTTGGTGCCGGACATGTTTCACAGTTCACGGCGCGTGTCGGTTCCATGGTCGGTTTCCGTACCGTAGTACTTGACGACAGGGCCGATTTTGCCAACCGGGAACGATTTCCCGAGGCCGATGAAGTGGTTGTGCTGTCGTCGTTTGAAAACTGTTGTTCCGGTCTCGTCATTGGCCCTGATGCTTTTATTGTCATCGTCACACGTGGGCATCTGCATGACCGAAACGTCCTGGCCGAAGCTCTGCGTACCGATGCAGGGTATGTTGGCATGATCGGAAGCAGTAAGAAACGAGACAAGATCTATGCATCCCTGCTGGCGGAAGGAGTGACTCAGGCGGATATCGACCGCTGTCATTGCCCCATCGGTTTGGGGATCGGCGCACAGACCCCGGAGGAGATTGCTGTTTCCATAGGCGCAGAGCTGATCAAGTCCCGGTCGGAGATGGGCGGATGA